The genome window CCCGGGCGAGCCCATTTATGCGATTGCTGCCGGCCAAGTTGTGCAAATAGCCGACCAGCCGCCTTTGCGCAGGATTGTGATCAAGCACAAACTGCTGCGCGGCGGATTTGTTTGGAGCGTTTATTTGCACGTCATCGATGAAAAAGTTGCCGTCGGCGATCGCGTCACCGCGGAAACTGTTATTGCCCGAAGACTCAACAAATACGAATTGGACTATTTCGGCTGGAAGTACAACCATTTGCATCTGGAGATCATGAAATCGCCGCCGCTGAGCGTGACTGATGCCCTCCGCAGAAAAAGTTACATCTGCCGCACTGAGGAGGAAGTCGATCGCTATTTTGTCG of Calditrichota bacterium contains these proteins:
- a CDS encoding M23 family metallopeptidase: MKKFFRRIFYLFLALAVLYLVKYFYLDAAKVWKLPLKTTDRQDLSAIYLEPDAGFKARRPSYDGIPVHLHTGVDLQINAPGGPGEPIYAIAAGQVVQIADQPPLRRIVIKHKLLRGGFVWSVYLHVIDEKVAVGDRVTAETVIARRLNKYELDYFGWKYNHLHLEIMKSPPLSVTDALRRKSYICRTEEEVDRYFVDPLLFFRAHLPKKYGRTSR